From Alienimonas californiensis, a single genomic window includes:
- a CDS encoding AAA family ATPase, with amino-acid sequence MYAPGHRTAVLDALRARMNAALRGKPDVVERALACVLARGHLLIEDRPGLGKTTLAKALADALGGTFGRVQCTPDLLPSDVTGFNLFSEKTREFEFRPGPVFADIVLADEINRATPRTQSALLEAMAERQVTYDGVRRALSPRFFVIATQNPAGQHGTYPLPEAQCDRFAMKLTVGYPSPAEEAGLLAAAVGERLDTPPPEPPVTDAAGLAALQTATAAVAVTPPVRDYLLRLATATRTHPRIELGVSPRGLLTLQRVAQAWALLSERDFVSPDDVQDVAPAVLGVRLGVDADDPAPLIAELLDSTPVPDGRD; translated from the coding sequence ATGTACGCCCCCGGCCACCGCACCGCCGTGCTGGACGCCCTGCGGGCTCGGATGAACGCGGCCCTCCGCGGGAAACCGGACGTGGTCGAGCGGGCGCTGGCCTGCGTGCTGGCCCGCGGGCACCTGCTGATCGAGGACCGCCCCGGCCTCGGCAAAACCACGCTGGCGAAGGCGCTGGCGGACGCCCTCGGCGGGACGTTCGGCCGGGTGCAGTGCACGCCGGACCTGCTGCCCAGCGACGTGACCGGGTTCAACCTGTTCAGCGAGAAGACCCGCGAGTTCGAGTTCCGCCCCGGCCCGGTGTTCGCGGACATCGTGCTCGCCGACGAGATCAACCGGGCCACCCCGCGCACCCAGTCCGCGCTCTTGGAAGCGATGGCGGAGCGGCAGGTGACCTACGACGGCGTGCGGCGGGCGCTGAGCCCGCGGTTCTTCGTGATCGCCACGCAGAACCCCGCCGGGCAGCACGGCACCTACCCGCTGCCGGAGGCCCAGTGCGACCGCTTCGCGATGAAGCTGACGGTCGGCTACCCCTCCCCGGCGGAGGAGGCGGGGCTGTTGGCGGCGGCAGTCGGCGAACGGCTCGATACGCCCCCGCCGGAGCCGCCGGTGACGGACGCCGCCGGCCTGGCGGCCCTGCAAACGGCGACCGCCGCGGTCGCCGTCACGCCGCCGGTGCGGGACTACCTGCTGCGGTTGGCGACCGCGACCCGCACGCATCCGCGAATCGAACTGGGCGTCTCCCCCCGCGGCCTGCTGACCCTCCAGCGGGTCGCCCAGGCGTGGGCGCTGCTGAGCGAACGGGACTTCGTCTCCCCGGACGACGTGCAGGACGTCGCCCCGGCCGTGCTGGGCGTGCGGCTGGGCGTCGACGCCGACGACCCCGCCCCGCTGATCGCCGAACTCCTCGACTCCACCCCCGTTCCCGACGGGAGAGACTGA